A stretch of Leucobacter aridicollis DNA encodes these proteins:
- a CDS encoding site-specific tyrosine recombinase XerD: MEPGQAIAKYLRHLSIERGLSDNSMAAYRRDFAKYADWLGARGVDDLAAVTPDTISAYVAALAEETRAPRATEPGGETADQDPVPAYSAASITRMVSTVRGLHRFLYDEGALPENAGRGVRTPKKGKRLPKALPIEDVEALLAAVTGDDPVSLRDRALLELLYATGARVSEVAAIDLDDLYAGTGREGSDVWGDPEGTLSDGGLLRVTGKGSKTRIVPYGSYAGRALAAYLVRARPQFAARGTGTPALFLGPRGARLSRQSAWLVIRAAAEAAELTQEVSPHTLRHSFATHLLAGGADVRAVQELLGHSSVTTTQIYTQVTADTLREHYVNAHPRAK; this comes from the coding sequence ATGGAGCCGGGGCAAGCGATCGCGAAATACCTCAGGCACCTGAGCATCGAGCGCGGCCTGAGCGACAACAGCATGGCCGCGTACCGGCGCGACTTCGCGAAGTACGCCGACTGGCTCGGTGCGCGCGGCGTCGACGACCTCGCCGCCGTCACGCCCGACACGATCTCGGCGTACGTCGCCGCGCTCGCCGAGGAGACGCGCGCCCCGCGGGCCACGGAGCCCGGCGGCGAGACGGCCGATCAGGATCCGGTGCCCGCGTACTCCGCCGCCTCCATCACGCGAATGGTGTCGACCGTGCGCGGGCTGCACCGGTTCCTGTACGACGAGGGCGCGCTCCCCGAGAACGCCGGCCGCGGCGTGCGCACCCCGAAGAAGGGCAAGCGGCTCCCGAAAGCGCTCCCCATCGAGGACGTCGAGGCGCTGCTCGCGGCCGTGACCGGCGACGACCCGGTGTCGCTCCGCGACCGCGCGCTCCTCGAACTGCTCTACGCGACCGGCGCGCGGGTGAGCGAGGTCGCCGCGATCGACCTCGACGACCTGTACGCAGGGACGGGCCGCGAGGGCTCAGACGTGTGGGGCGACCCGGAGGGGACCCTCAGCGACGGCGGCCTGCTGCGCGTTACCGGCAAGGGATCGAAGACCAGGATCGTGCCATATGGCAGCTACGCCGGCCGCGCGCTCGCCGCCTACCTCGTGCGCGCCCGGCCGCAGTTCGCGGCCCGCGGCACCGGCACACCCGCGCTGTTCCTCGGGCCCCGCGGCGCGAGGCTCTCCCGCCAGAGCGCATGGCTCGTCATCCGGGCCGCGGCAGAGGCGGCGGAGCTCACGCAGGAGGTGTCGCCGCACACGCTGCGGCACTCGTTCGCGACGCACCTGCTCGCCGGGGGCGCCGACGTGCGCGCCGTGCAGGAGCTCCTCGGGCACTCCTCGGTGACGACGACCCAGATCTACACGCAGGTCACCGCGGACACGCTGCGCGAGCACTACGTGAACGCGCACCCGCGGGCGAAGTAG
- a CDS encoding dihydroorotase: protein MSEFDLLIRNVKVVSATADPIVGDIAVKDGKIAAIESSINAELAKHVVDGEGKLAFPGVIDAHQHWGIYNPIDQDIVSESRASAQGGVTTGINYTRTGQYYMNEGGSYAQFMPKVLNACAGRSHIDYAFHVAPMSKQHIDELPMLTNEFGVTSFKIYMFYGGFGLHGASSSQREFLMLPEGENYDIAHFEFVMRGVQRLREELPEFADEISLGLHCETAEIMRAYTEIVQEEGKLKGLEAYSAARPPHSEGLAITIASYLAHETRLPTINLLHLTSAKALEAAMLMKDAFPHVNFRREVTIGHLLASYNTAANFGGKVNPPLRSEADIEALWHHVGEGNIDWIVSDHACCTEDEKFGKGDAHDDIFAARSGFGGAEYLLPGFVGEGLKRGVSEQRIAQLTSWNVARRFGLTDKGDLAVGYDADIALVDPTQTTVIRPEDSESRQEYTPFDGFTLEALVTDTFVRGSHVLKNGAVVGGPTGRYVPRGPRAGEILAAQ, encoded by the coding sequence ATGTCTGAATTCGACCTTCTCATCAGGAATGTCAAAGTAGTGAGCGCTACCGCAGACCCGATCGTCGGCGATATCGCGGTCAAAGACGGCAAGATCGCGGCAATTGAGTCTTCCATTAACGCTGAGCTCGCAAAGCACGTTGTCGATGGCGAGGGCAAGCTTGCCTTCCCCGGTGTGATTGATGCGCACCAACACTGGGGCATCTACAATCCCATTGATCAAGACATCGTCAGTGAGTCGCGTGCATCGGCCCAGGGCGGCGTAACCACAGGCATCAACTACACCCGAACTGGCCAGTACTACATGAACGAGGGCGGCTCATACGCTCAGTTCATGCCCAAGGTTCTCAACGCCTGCGCCGGCCGCTCGCACATTGATTACGCCTTTCACGTCGCACCGATGTCGAAGCAGCACATCGACGAGTTGCCCATGCTGACCAACGAATTTGGCGTAACCTCATTCAAAATCTACATGTTCTACGGCGGCTTCGGTTTGCACGGAGCATCGTCGAGCCAGCGAGAGTTTCTCATGCTGCCTGAGGGTGAGAATTACGACATCGCCCACTTCGAATTCGTCATGCGCGGCGTGCAGCGGTTGCGCGAAGAGCTGCCAGAATTCGCGGACGAGATTTCCCTCGGCCTCCACTGTGAGACCGCGGAGATTATGCGCGCGTACACCGAGATAGTGCAGGAAGAAGGCAAGCTCAAAGGTCTCGAGGCTTACAGCGCGGCACGCCCGCCGCACTCGGAGGGGCTGGCGATCACCATTGCCTCGTACTTGGCGCACGAAACACGACTGCCCACTATTAACCTCCTGCACTTGACTTCGGCCAAGGCGCTGGAGGCGGCCATGCTCATGAAGGACGCATTCCCGCACGTCAACTTCCGTCGTGAGGTAACGATCGGGCATCTCCTGGCGAGCTACAACACGGCGGCAAACTTCGGTGGCAAGGTCAACCCGCCTCTGCGCTCGGAGGCAGATATCGAAGCGCTTTGGCACCACGTTGGTGAAGGAAACATCGACTGGATCGTCAGCGACCACGCGTGCTGCACTGAAGATGAGAAATTTGGCAAAGGTGACGCCCACGACGACATTTTCGCTGCACGATCGGGATTTGGTGGGGCAGAGTATCTCCTACCCGGGTTCGTTGGTGAGGGTCTGAAGCGGGGGGTGTCAGAGCAGCGAATCGCACAGCTCACCTCGTGGAACGTTGCACGCCGTTTCGGGCTGACCGACAAGGGAGATCTGGCTGTTGGGTATGACGCGGATATTGCCCTCGTCGATCCGACGCAGACCACTGTCATTCGCCCGGAGGACTCCGAGTCGCGCCAGGAGTACACGCCGTTTGATGGGTTTACGCTCGAAGCACTCGTAACCGACACGTTCGTGCGTGGCTCACACGTCCTCAAGAACGGTGCCGTTGTGGGGGGTCCCACCGGACGTTACGTGCCGCGAGGCCCCCGAGCCGGAGAGATACTAGCCGCACAGTAA
- a CDS encoding MmgE/PrpD family protein yields MSSLTLSQQLARFAYETHFDTLPSAVVESVRGRILDILGICFAATELSTSQAAMQWVERQGGTPQATAIGLSHAVPAQNAAFVNGVLAHSLDYDDTHLPSVLHPSATIVPATLAVAEATGASGEATIAAIAVGIEVCVRLGMAGYDQEAGNSTFFEHGQHATSITGAMGAAVAAGLLSGLDETGLADVLGVTASMASGLIESNRTGGTVKRMHCGWAAHAAVSASQLVSLGFTGPPTVLEGRFGFYEAWLHGKFDPEEITRDLGKVWSVPSIFFKPYPANHFTHAAIDAALAFRAEGLRPEAIKSIELGAAAAPARTIGEPIAVKRRPETGYMAQFSAPFVIAAALTGGGGLGLGLDDFTDARATDPELRKIMDKVTVVADAECDAIFPHQFPGVLRVLTVDGQRLEKKVLVNRGGPEHPLSFDELGAKFQDNASRVLSEHSVQHVRASVAEFERLTSVGEAIAVPLASHSPSNRTTSKE; encoded by the coding sequence GTGAGTAGTCTGACCCTTTCGCAGCAGCTGGCACGCTTCGCATACGAGACTCACTTCGATACGCTTCCCTCGGCGGTGGTAGAAAGCGTGAGAGGTAGGATCCTCGATATTCTTGGCATCTGTTTCGCCGCAACAGAACTGTCAACGAGCCAGGCAGCCATGCAATGGGTAGAGCGACAAGGCGGTACCCCACAGGCGACCGCCATTGGGCTCTCCCACGCGGTCCCCGCCCAGAACGCCGCATTCGTCAACGGCGTGCTGGCCCACTCCCTCGACTACGACGACACCCATCTCCCTTCGGTGCTGCATCCAAGTGCAACTATCGTCCCCGCTACGCTCGCAGTCGCCGAGGCAACTGGGGCATCCGGCGAGGCCACGATTGCAGCGATCGCCGTTGGAATTGAGGTGTGCGTCCGGCTGGGAATGGCCGGTTATGACCAGGAAGCTGGCAACTCTACATTCTTTGAGCACGGCCAACACGCCACCTCAATCACCGGCGCCATGGGCGCAGCGGTCGCCGCCGGCCTGCTGAGCGGGTTGGACGAGACTGGCCTCGCCGACGTGCTTGGAGTCACTGCATCCATGGCTTCAGGGCTGATCGAGTCCAACCGCACCGGCGGGACGGTGAAACGAATGCACTGCGGCTGGGCAGCCCACGCAGCAGTGTCGGCATCGCAACTCGTATCGCTCGGGTTCACTGGCCCACCGACTGTCTTGGAGGGCAGATTCGGCTTCTACGAAGCTTGGTTGCACGGAAAGTTCGATCCGGAAGAGATCACTCGGGATCTCGGAAAAGTGTGGTCAGTCCCGAGTATCTTCTTCAAGCCGTATCCGGCGAACCATTTCACTCACGCAGCAATTGACGCAGCCCTGGCTTTCCGCGCGGAGGGGCTCCGACCCGAGGCCATCAAGAGCATCGAGCTCGGCGCGGCTGCGGCCCCCGCGCGCACCATTGGGGAACCTATCGCAGTCAAGCGGCGCCCCGAAACTGGATACATGGCACAGTTCAGCGCCCCCTTCGTGATCGCTGCCGCCCTTACCGGGGGCGGTGGTTTGGGCCTCGGCCTGGACGACTTCACCGATGCACGCGCGACGGATCCGGAACTACGCAAGATCATGGACAAGGTTACGGTGGTCGCCGACGCCGAGTGCGATGCCATCTTCCCTCATCAATTCCCCGGGGTACTACGTGTGTTAACCGTCGACGGGCAGCGCCTCGAGAAGAAGGTGCTCGTCAATCGCGGAGGGCCGGAGCATCCACTCAGCTTTGACGAGCTCGGGGCGAAGTTTCAGGACAACGCCTCCAGAGTGCTCAGTGAGCATTCCGTGCAACACGTGCGTGCTTCAGTCGCAGAATTCGAGCGATTGACGTCCGTCGGCGAAGCGATTGCAGTACCGCTCGCCTCACATTCCCCTAGCAACCGAACAACTTCCAAGGAGTGA
- a CDS encoding cyclase family protein, with protein sequence MTDRLVQALNGDVRTYDLARQLRVGMPQSPNHPQFWHVLPRRHGDMVRADGGSAANDMITTGTHVGTHIDALAHVSQDGELYGGADAGDACLGGKYVEHGVHTIEPMLRRGILVDVAAYLGVTTLDGGYEITLADFEATLEKQGTEVREGDVVLIRSGWGAKFDEGATFVGGPSGVPGIGPEVGQWLADRKIHAAGADSIAFECLQPGAGHGLLPVHRIFLVEHGIYIIEAMNLEEISHEQVWEFTLVLVPLNIFGATGSPVRPLAVVAGE encoded by the coding sequence GTGACCGACCGGTTAGTTCAGGCCCTGAACGGGGACGTTCGAACGTACGATTTAGCGCGACAGCTGCGCGTCGGGATGCCGCAGTCGCCGAACCATCCTCAATTCTGGCATGTGCTGCCGCGGCGCCATGGCGACATGGTGCGTGCCGATGGCGGCAGCGCGGCAAACGACATGATCACGACTGGCACCCATGTGGGCACCCATATCGATGCTCTCGCGCACGTCAGTCAGGATGGTGAGTTGTATGGCGGCGCCGACGCGGGCGACGCGTGCCTGGGCGGGAAGTACGTTGAGCATGGCGTTCATACGATCGAACCAATGCTACGTCGGGGAATCCTCGTCGATGTCGCGGCTTATCTGGGCGTAACCACGCTCGACGGTGGCTATGAGATCACACTCGCTGACTTCGAGGCGACACTCGAGAAGCAGGGGACCGAAGTTCGTGAAGGCGACGTCGTGCTCATTCGTTCCGGCTGGGGTGCAAAATTTGACGAGGGCGCTACATTTGTCGGTGGTCCATCCGGCGTGCCGGGTATCGGCCCGGAGGTCGGCCAGTGGCTTGCCGATCGGAAAATCCACGCTGCAGGAGCCGATTCGATCGCGTTCGAGTGCCTCCAGCCCGGTGCCGGCCATGGCTTGCTACCCGTTCACCGCATCTTCCTTGTCGAACACGGGATCTACATCATTGAAGCGATGAATCTCGAGGAGATCTCTCACGAACAGGTGTGGGAATTCACCCTCGTGCTCGTACCCTTGAACATTTTCGGGGCAACTGGCTCTCCAGTGCGCCCGCTGGCGGTGGTCGCTGGTGAGTAG
- a CDS encoding CaiB/BaiF CoA transferase family protein, translating into MGTDQAPLSGIKVIDASTIIAGPLCCQILGDFGAEVIKIEHPTKPDGLRGHGHQKNGHPIWWKEVSRNKRGVALSLSVPSGAEALKRLVRDADVLVENFRPGTLERWGLSPAELHALNPGLVIVRITGFGQTGPYAARAGFGTLAESMSGFAHLTGPADAAPSLPAFGLADSICGIAASSATVMALRHRDATGEGQVVDMSILEPILTAVGPSPTVYQQLGIIGERNGNRSVNNAPRNTYLTGDGKWLAISTSAQSIAERVLTLVGHPEVITEPWFATGAGRVEHVELLDGYVGDWIAARTLDEVVEAFTEAGAAIAPVYDAADIVDDPHIRQTEMLTEVNDPDLGPLLQHNVMWRMSKSPGSIRFTGRAHGADTDAVLLEAGYTADQIQDLRESGAIK; encoded by the coding sequence TTGGGCACAGATCAGGCCCCGCTTTCGGGAATCAAGGTCATAGACGCGTCGACGATCATCGCAGGTCCCCTGTGCTGCCAGATTCTCGGCGACTTTGGCGCAGAGGTCATCAAGATCGAGCATCCTACGAAGCCTGACGGGCTACGTGGGCATGGCCACCAAAAGAACGGTCATCCCATCTGGTGGAAAGAAGTCTCTCGTAACAAACGTGGCGTTGCACTTAGTTTGAGCGTGCCGAGCGGAGCCGAGGCCCTTAAACGCCTCGTGCGGGACGCCGATGTGTTGGTTGAGAATTTCAGACCAGGAACGCTTGAACGATGGGGGCTTTCCCCGGCGGAACTACACGCGCTCAATCCAGGCCTCGTCATCGTCCGGATTACCGGATTTGGCCAAACCGGCCCATACGCCGCGCGCGCGGGCTTCGGCACCCTGGCTGAGTCGATGAGCGGCTTCGCCCACCTAACCGGTCCCGCCGATGCCGCGCCGAGCCTGCCTGCCTTTGGACTTGCTGACAGTATTTGCGGTATCGCTGCCTCGTCGGCCACTGTCATGGCACTTCGTCATCGCGATGCCACAGGCGAAGGGCAGGTTGTTGACATGAGCATTCTCGAACCTATCCTCACCGCTGTTGGCCCTTCACCGACGGTTTACCAGCAGCTCGGCATCATCGGCGAGCGCAACGGCAATCGATCCGTGAACAACGCCCCCAGGAACACCTACCTCACTGGAGACGGTAAGTGGCTCGCAATTTCAACAAGCGCGCAATCAATTGCAGAACGTGTTCTCACACTCGTCGGGCACCCAGAGGTCATCACCGAACCCTGGTTTGCGACCGGCGCAGGCAGAGTCGAACACGTTGAGCTCCTGGATGGGTACGTCGGTGACTGGATCGCCGCCCGCACTCTCGACGAAGTCGTCGAGGCTTTCACCGAAGCCGGCGCCGCCATCGCCCCCGTATATGACGCTGCTGACATCGTGGATGACCCTCATATTCGACAAACAGAAATGCTGACGGAGGTCAACGATCCTGACCTCGGACCGCTCCTCCAGCACAACGTCATGTGGCGGATGTCAAAGTCACCCGGGTCGATTCGTTTCACGGGCCGCGCTCACGGAGCAGATACCGACGCAGTTCTCCTCGAAGCCGGTTATACGGCTGACCAAATCCAAGACCTTAGAGAAAGTGGTGCGATCAAGTGA
- a CDS encoding HpcH/HpaI aldolase/citrate lyase family protein: MEMHRSPASVALTALYVPGDRTDRVRKALGSGADIVIVDLEDAVSADNKHRARLGMHSALSDLAMGEQKVQVRVNPRGSIWHDADLAAVAHLPPHVEIRMPKVHAAEDVERAQELLPGRHWHALIESPLGVENAFAIAQAGVSSIGLGEADLCSALGLPPGLEANFGLAWARSRIVNAAAAAGIVPPLMSVFTNVRDSEGLRASCTKGRMLGFLGRAAIHPSQLAPIRESFAPSTEEVVRARETLTRVGEAAADSSGTVVLPDGSFLDAAMVEGAKRIVAINDSLTFRK, translated from the coding sequence ATGGAAATGCATCGCTCACCTGCCAGTGTCGCACTCACTGCGCTCTACGTTCCTGGAGACCGCACAGATCGTGTGCGGAAAGCACTCGGGTCCGGTGCCGATATCGTCATCGTTGACTTGGAAGACGCCGTAAGCGCCGACAATAAGCACCGGGCACGACTGGGGATGCACAGTGCTCTGTCCGACCTTGCCATGGGGGAACAAAAAGTGCAGGTAAGGGTGAACCCGCGAGGTTCAATCTGGCACGATGCCGATCTCGCCGCAGTTGCGCACCTTCCACCACACGTAGAAATCCGTATGCCGAAGGTTCACGCCGCCGAGGACGTAGAGCGGGCTCAGGAGCTCCTCCCGGGGAGACACTGGCACGCCCTTATCGAGTCACCGCTCGGCGTCGAGAACGCTTTTGCGATTGCGCAGGCCGGAGTGTCCTCAATCGGCCTAGGGGAAGCGGACCTTTGCTCTGCACTCGGACTTCCCCCGGGTCTCGAGGCGAACTTTGGCCTCGCCTGGGCCCGATCACGAATCGTCAACGCCGCGGCTGCCGCAGGGATCGTCCCCCCACTCATGAGCGTCTTTACCAACGTGAGAGACAGCGAGGGCCTTCGCGCAAGCTGCACCAAGGGTCGAATGCTGGGCTTCCTGGGCCGCGCAGCGATACACCCTTCGCAGCTTGCCCCAATCCGAGAGTCGTTTGCGCCTTCAACCGAGGAAGTCGTTCGGGCGCGGGAGACTCTGACCCGCGTTGGCGAGGCAGCTGCAGACAGTTCCGGCACGGTGGTGCTGCCTGATGGATCATTCCTCGATGCCGCAATGGTTGAGGGAGCCAAACGCATAGTTGCGATTAACGACTCGCTGACGTTCCGCAAGTAG